In Alteracholeplasma palmae J233, a single genomic region encodes these proteins:
- the fba gene encoding class II fructose-1,6-bisphosphate aldolase — protein MLTSAKDMLLKAHKEGYGVAHININNLEWIKAVLQEVEELKSPVILGVSEGAAKYMGGYRNVVAMVTELDKSFNISVPVAIHLDHGTYEGAKKALEAGFTSIMFDGSAYPFKENLEKTKEIVALCKAKGVSVEAEVGAIGGEEDGVIGAGEIADPEECRELASTGIDMFAAGIGNIHGKYPANWKGLDFEVLAEVQRVTNGLPLVLHGGSGIPEAMVKKAISLGVSKINVNTECQLAFAAAVRKYIEEGKDLQSKGFDPRKLLAPGVEAIKKVVREKITLFGSVNKA, from the coding sequence ATGTTGACATCAGCAAAAGATATGTTACTAAAAGCACACAAAGAAGGATATGGTGTGGCTCACATTAATATTAATAATTTAGAGTGGATTAAAGCTGTTCTACAAGAAGTAGAAGAATTAAAATCACCAGTTATTTTAGGAGTTTCTGAAGGGGCTGCTAAATACATGGGAGGATATAGAAACGTAGTTGCGATGGTAACTGAATTAGATAAATCATTTAATATTTCAGTACCAGTAGCAATCCATTTAGACCACGGAACTTATGAAGGAGCTAAAAAAGCATTAGAAGCAGGCTTTACTTCGATTATGTTTGATGGTTCTGCTTACCCATTTAAAGAAAACTTAGAAAAAACTAAAGAAATCGTTGCTTTATGTAAAGCTAAAGGTGTTTCTGTTGAAGCAGAAGTTGGCGCTATTGGTGGAGAAGAAGATGGTGTCATTGGTGCAGGAGAAATTGCTGATCCAGAAGAATGCCGTGAATTAGCATCAACAGGAATTGATATGTTCGCTGCTGGTATTGGTAATATTCATGGAAAATACCCTGCAAACTGGAAAGGCTTAGACTTTGAAGTTTTAGCTGAAGTACAAAGAGTAACTAATGGCTTACCACTTGTATTACATGGTGGTTCTGGAATTCCTGAGGCAATGGTTAAAAAGGCTATTTCATTGGGAGTATCAAAAATTAATGTTAATACAGAATGTCAATTAGCTTTCGCTGCAGCAGTTAGAAAGTATATTGAAGAAGGTAAAGATCTTCAATCAAAAGGCTTTGATCCAAGAAAACTATTAGCTCCAGGTGTAGAAGCAATCAAAAAAGTAGTAAGAGAAAAAATAACTTTATTTGGTTCAGTAAATAAAGCATAA
- a CDS encoding phosphatase PAP2 family protein yields the protein MIKKLKKINFYPLIPFLFLLLIQNIVYFISKLINHNMYHHIISWKIDEFVPLWTFMIVVYVGCYIWWGITPLVMGKYLSKKRFYQYVVTVLITHIACILIYITFPTTIVRPEIPNTNFFNWLTNLIYKSDVPNNLLPSMHSTISWLCFRPFIKTDKLKAPKWLVLTQFIIAVLVFMSTVTIKQHYIIDVIAAVILVEIIYFIVGKTNWYKPFETFFTKVNKRLKIEK from the coding sequence ATGATAAAGAAATTAAAGAAAATAAATTTTTATCCATTAATCCCGTTTTTATTTTTACTTTTAATACAAAATATAGTATATTTTATTTCTAAACTAATCAATCATAATATGTATCATCATATTATTTCTTGGAAAATAGATGAATTTGTTCCATTATGGACCTTTATGATTGTTGTTTATGTTGGCTGTTATATTTGGTGGGGAATAACCCCTTTGGTCATGGGAAAATATTTATCTAAAAAAAGATTTTACCAATATGTAGTTACAGTTTTAATTACTCATATCGCTTGTATTCTAATCTATATTACTTTCCCAACAACTATTGTAAGACCTGAAATACCTAATACTAATTTTTTTAACTGGTTAACTAATTTAATTTATAAGTCAGATGTGCCTAATAATTTATTGCCTAGTATGCATTCTACTATTAGTTGGTTATGCTTTAGACCGTTTATTAAAACAGATAAATTAAAAGCTCCTAAATGGTTAGTTTTAACTCAGTTTATTATTGCCGTATTGGTGTTTATGTCAACAGTAACCATTAAGCAACACTATATTATAGATGTAATAGCCGCAGTTATTTTAGTTGAAATTATCTATTTTATTGTAGGTAAGACAAACTGGTATAAACCCTTTGAAACCTTCTTTACAAAGGTGAATAAAAGATTAAAAATTGAAAAGTGA
- a CDS encoding phosphatidylserine decarboxylase, with product MKIVRKNGEIVRQGSSSKLQKFLYRTLIGRIILRLLITKVVSFSMGLFMNSFLSKIFIKGFIKKNKIDLSLCEKKKFKSYNDFFTRKLKEVSYDKEVTSFISPASSKLSAYVIKEDLTYTIKNSQYSIENLLQNSELANQYKDGYLLVFRLEVDDYHRYIFTDNGKIIENKKIKGRFHTVNPIAFEKYDVFKENNREYTIIESDNFSQLVQIEVGALMVGKIKNHDVVDFKKGDEKGLFLFGGSTVVILVKKDIIKLNPIYLENTKNNCETIVSIGEKIGDKL from the coding sequence ATGAAAATAGTTAGAAAAAATGGGGAAATTGTTAGGCAGGGATCTAGCAGTAAACTTCAAAAGTTTTTATACCGTACTTTAATAGGAAGAATCATTTTAAGGCTATTAATCACTAAGGTAGTTTCTTTTTCTATGGGGCTTTTCATGAATTCATTTTTATCTAAGATTTTTATTAAAGGGTTTATTAAAAAAAATAAGATTGACTTGTCATTATGTGAGAAAAAGAAATTTAAATCATATAATGATTTTTTTACTAGAAAGCTCAAAGAAGTTTCTTATGATAAAGAAGTCACAAGTTTTATTAGTCCGGCTTCATCTAAATTATCAGCGTATGTTATTAAAGAAGATTTAACATATACGATTAAAAATAGTCAATATAGTATTGAAAATCTATTACAAAATAGTGAATTAGCAAACCAATATAAAGATGGATATCTACTAGTTTTTAGATTAGAAGTAGATGATTATCATAGATATATTTTTACGGATAATGGTAAAATAATAGAAAATAAAAAAATTAAAGGTAGATTTCATACGGTCAATCCTATTGCGTTTGAAAAGTATGATGTGTTTAAAGAAAACAATAGAGAATATACAATTATTGAATCTGATAATTTTTCTCAATTAGTTCAAATTGAAGTTGGTGCATTAATGGTTGGTAAAATTAAGAACCATGATGTAGTAGACTTTAAAAAAGGCGATGAAAAAGGATTATTCTTATTTGGGGGATCAACTGTTGTGATACTAGTTAAAAAAGATATTATCAAATTAAATCCTATTTATTTAGAAAATACTAAAAACAATTGCGAAACAATCGTTTCTATTGGTGAAAAGATTGGAGATAAATTATGA
- a CDS encoding CTP synthase — translation MSTKFIFVTGGVVSSLGKGITASSIGQILKSRGLKVFMQKFDPYINVDPGTMSPYQHGEVFVTDDGAETDLDLGHYERFIDENLSKDSSITTGKIYQTVIDRERKGGYLGATIQVIPHITDEIKSKLKAAAESSLADVVITEIGGTVGDIESLPYLEAIRQARRDYGYENTLYLHNTLIPYLKAANEIKTKPTQHSVKELRSLGIQPDMIVLRSEVEIPKHVKEKIALFCDVNENAVFESLDVEVLYQSILNLEKQGIDDFILDHFKFNNLPKANLSEWENLISKIKGLKEAITIGLVGKYVSLHDAYLSISEALKHAGYAHDVSIKIKWLSAEKINPENVGEALADCDGILVPGGFGKRATEGKIAAIQYARENNVPMFGICYGMQLSVIEYARNVLGIKNANSTEIDPKTDAPIITKKIKDSKLGGTLRLGLYESILKENTKTFKAYNKGVIAERHRHRYEVNPEYVEILEKDANFIITGVEKTSKLVESIELNNHPWFIAVQYHPEFVSRPLRPHPLFKDFVFAAKQNKKGKLL, via the coding sequence ATGAGCACAAAGTTTATATTTGTAACTGGAGGAGTTGTCTCTAGTTTAGGAAAGGGTATCACTGCATCATCAATCGGACAAATTTTAAAATCTCGTGGACTAAAAGTGTTCATGCAAAAATTTGACCCGTATATTAATGTTGACCCAGGAACAATGAGTCCTTATCAACATGGAGAGGTTTTTGTGACAGATGATGGCGCAGAAACAGATTTAGATTTAGGTCACTATGAAAGATTTATTGATGAAAATCTATCAAAGGATTCTAGTATTACAACAGGGAAAATCTATCAAACAGTGATTGATAGAGAACGTAAAGGTGGATATTTAGGGGCAACTATTCAAGTGATTCCACATATTACTGATGAAATCAAAAGCAAGCTTAAAGCTGCCGCAGAGTCGTCTTTAGCTGATGTTGTTATCACTGAAATTGGTGGAACTGTTGGTGATATCGAATCATTACCTTATTTAGAAGCGATTAGACAGGCAAGACGTGATTATGGCTATGAAAATACACTTTACCTCCATAATACATTAATACCTTATTTAAAGGCTGCTAATGAAATTAAAACTAAACCAACTCAACACAGTGTTAAAGAATTAAGATCACTTGGTATACAACCTGATATGATTGTTTTAAGAAGTGAAGTAGAGATTCCTAAGCATGTGAAAGAAAAAATCGCACTTTTCTGTGATGTGAATGAAAATGCTGTTTTTGAGTCTCTTGATGTTGAAGTACTATATCAATCTATTCTTAATTTAGAAAAACAAGGAATTGATGATTTCATATTAGATCATTTTAAATTCAACAATTTACCTAAAGCAAATTTATCTGAATGGGAAAATCTCATTTCTAAAATTAAAGGTTTAAAAGAAGCGATAACTATTGGTTTAGTAGGTAAATATGTTTCTTTACATGATGCATATTTGTCTATTAGTGAGGCATTAAAGCATGCAGGATATGCACATGATGTTTCTATTAAAATCAAATGGTTAAGTGCAGAAAAAATCAATCCAGAAAATGTAGGAGAAGCTTTAGCTGATTGTGATGGTATTTTAGTTCCAGGTGGTTTTGGAAAAAGAGCTACTGAAGGTAAAATAGCCGCAATCCAATATGCTAGAGAAAACAACGTGCCAATGTTTGGAATCTGCTATGGGATGCAACTATCAGTGATTGAATATGCTAGAAATGTATTGGGGATTAAAAATGCCAATTCAACAGAGATTGATCCTAAGACAGACGCACCAATTATTACGAAAAAGATTAAAGATTCTAAGTTAGGTGGAACTCTTCGCTTAGGATTATACGAAAGTATTTTAAAAGAAAATACGAAAACGTTTAAGGCCTATAATAAAGGTGTAATTGCAGAAAGACATAGACACCGTTATGAAGTGAACCCTGAGTATGTAGAAATTTTAGAAAAAGATGCTAATTTTATTATTACGGGGGTTGAAAAGACATCTAAATTAGTAGAATCTATTGAATTAAATAACCACCCTTGGTTTATAGCTGTCCAATATCATCCAGAATTTGTATCAAGACCATTAAGACCGCACCCTTTATTCAAAGATTTCGTTTTCGCAGCGAAACAAAATAAAAAGGGCAAATTATTGTAA
- a CDS encoding CDP-alcohol phosphatidyltransferase family protein produces MIGFYNYTVYLTYANLISAIFGIGYALNGRPLSAVLCLALAGFFDMFDGVVARTKQRNSFEKRYGVQIDSLADMVSFGLLPAVIGYTIGLNTWYGAALMVLYPLAALIRLAYFNVLTEEDKEFASSGFIGLPVTSSAIVFPAIFVFKRVMGADFKYLYAAIMAVVLVLFVSKIKVKKLSQKGLIALTVIGAIIITVLIICKSKGVL; encoded by the coding sequence ATGATAGGTTTTTATAATTATACGGTTTATTTAACATATGCAAATCTTATTTCAGCTATTTTTGGTATTGGCTATGCTTTAAATGGTAGACCATTAAGTGCCGTTTTATGTTTAGCTTTAGCGGGATTTTTTGATATGTTTGATGGGGTAGTTGCTAGAACTAAACAAAGAAATAGTTTTGAAAAAAGATATGGTGTTCAAATAGATTCGCTTGCTGATATGGTAAGTTTTGGATTATTACCTGCAGTTATAGGCTATACTATAGGGCTTAACACTTGGTATGGAGCTGCTTTAATGGTTTTATATCCATTAGCGGCATTAATTAGATTAGCGTATTTTAATGTTTTAACAGAAGAGGATAAAGAATTTGCTAGTTCTGGGTTTATTGGTCTCCCTGTAACTTCCTCAGCTATTGTTTTTCCTGCCATATTCGTCTTTAAAAGGGTTATGGGAGCCGACTTTAAGTATTTATACGCAGCCATTATGGCAGTCGTTCTAGTGCTTTTTGTTTCTAAAATAAAAGTAAAGAAACTTTCTCAAAAAGGGCTAATCGCTTTAACTGTTATTGGGGCTATTATCATTACAGTGCTTATTATTTGTAAATCAAAGGGAGTTTTATGA
- a CDS encoding lysylphosphatidylglycerol synthase transmembrane domain-containing protein: MEISTKKSRKKYIISFLILLILIGVTFYILFKEYSIKDVKNAFSLINPNYIYYSIMMLLVYLFFEALSMKALLNKLGHKTSILSNIKYASVDVYFSAITPSALGGQPMVAYYMEKDKIPVSESSVVLLLNSIIFRIVLMVYGFIAIIISGFYLDTPVKIILFTIGLSLNVVFISIFLMALISRKLLLKIGKSIIRFLHKIKILKKDISIYNDKLESSIVKYKEAFLYLQKDIFLLIRIFTYNFIQRGAMFLIPYLVYLSFGFTTESFITLMTIKY; encoded by the coding sequence ATGGAGATAAGCACAAAAAAGAGTAGAAAAAAGTATATTATTAGCTTTTTAATACTTTTAATACTGATAGGGGTAACGTTTTATATCTTATTTAAAGAGTATAGTATAAAGGATGTTAAAAATGCTTTTAGCTTAATTAATCCTAATTATATCTATTACTCAATCATGATGCTTTTAGTGTATTTATTTTTTGAAGCATTGAGCATGAAGGCATTATTAAACAAACTTGGACATAAAACATCTATTTTGAGTAATATAAAGTATGCATCAGTTGATGTTTATTTTAGTGCTATTACACCTTCTGCCTTAGGAGGACAGCCTATGGTTGCCTACTATATGGAGAAAGATAAGATACCAGTTTCAGAATCTAGTGTTGTTTTATTGTTAAATTCAATTATATTTAGAATTGTTTTGATGGTTTATGGGTTTATCGCAATTATTATTAGTGGTTTTTATTTAGATACGCCAGTTAAAATCATTTTGTTTACCATAGGACTTTCACTTAATGTTGTTTTCATATCTATCTTTTTAATGGCTTTAATTTCAAGAAAGTTATTATTAAAAATAGGTAAAAGTATCATTAGATTTTTACATAAAATTAAAATATTAAAAAAAGATATTTCCATTTATAATGACAAATTAGAAAGTAGTATTGTAAAATATAAAGAAGCGTTCTTATATTTGCAAAAAGATATTTTTTTATTAATAAGAATTTTTACATATAATTTTATTCAAAGGGGAGCAATGTTTTTAATTCCATATTTAGTTTATCTATCATTTGGATTTACAACAGAAAGTTTTATTACACTAATGACTATTAAATACTGA
- the rpoE gene encoding DNA-directed RNA polymerase subunit delta, translated as MNKEKLSELSLLDIVEEILKEKNEPTPIYTLMDEAATIKGIDPNDVDEISQLYLDITLSAKFVFYGENLWALKEGHLDLWDKESFSFDQDLADEEIEDEELIDFTEFNLEEVAEDIDEDEELEIDEDSKEEKEYIEVELPIESIDEDNDDDVEIEFDDTNYDEDDYNEIMDDYEDMYDE; from the coding sequence ATGAATAAAGAAAAATTAAGCGAATTATCATTGTTAGATATTGTTGAAGAAATTCTTAAAGAAAAAAATGAGCCAACGCCAATTTATACTTTAATGGATGAAGCAGCAACTATCAAAGGAATAGATCCGAACGATGTAGATGAAATTTCACAATTATATTTAGATATTACATTGAGTGCTAAATTCGTGTTTTATGGGGAAAATTTGTGGGCATTAAAAGAAGGTCACTTAGATTTATGGGATAAAGAATCATTCTCATTTGATCAAGACCTTGCAGATGAAGAAATTGAAGATGAAGAATTAATTGACTTTACAGAATTCAATTTAGAAGAAGTTGCTGAAGATATAGATGAAGACGAAGAGTTAGAAATTGATGAAGACTCTAAAGAAGAAAAAGAATATATTGAAGTAGAATTGCCAATTGAGTCAATTGATGAAGACAACGATGATGATGTCGAAATAGAATTTGATGATACTAATTATGATGAAGATGATTATAATGAAATCATGGATGACTATGAAGACATGTATGATGAGTAA